One Lentibacillus cibarius DNA window includes the following coding sequences:
- the gpsB gene encoding cell division regulator GpsB, whose protein sequence is MTTNGIQLTGKDILEKEFKTAMRGYHQEEVDEFLDTIIQDYESFQQEIDKLRQENERLKKQTDQTRNRGSAQNHQVNYDILKRVSNLEKAVFGKKYADS, encoded by the coding sequence ATGACTACGAACGGCATTCAACTAACGGGGAAAGATATATTGGAAAAAGAGTTTAAAACAGCAATGCGTGGCTATCATCAGGAAGAAGTAGATGAATTCCTGGATACAATTATTCAAGACTATGAATCATTCCAGCAGGAGATTGATAAACTACGTCAAGAGAACGAACGATTAAAGAAGCAAACCGATCAAACAAGAAACCGTGGATCAGCCCAAAATCATCAGGTTAATTACGATATTTTAAAACGCGTATCGAATTTAGAAAAAGCTGTATTTGGCAAAAAGTATGCTGATTCATAA
- a CDS encoding cytidine deaminase — protein MKEKALRTYECFYNHLPLSHERGKSDMPQKDKLIAMAKTILDQAYVPYSKFPVGAAVMTESGKVYTGCNIENAAYPDSCCAERVALFKAISDGERSFSAMAVVADTKRPVPPCGSCRQVMSEFFDSNLNIHLANVHNDVKTLTMEELLPFSFQSDDMDESKKRS, from the coding sequence ATAAAAGAAAAAGCTTTACGAACGTACGAGTGCTTTTATAATCACCTCCCATTAAGTCATGAAAGGGGAAAATCGGATATGCCACAGAAAGATAAACTAATTGCCATGGCAAAGACTATACTTGATCAAGCTTATGTCCCATACTCTAAATTTCCTGTTGGCGCTGCAGTGATGACGGAATCCGGCAAGGTTTACACAGGATGTAATATTGAAAATGCCGCCTATCCAGACAGTTGCTGTGCAGAGCGGGTGGCACTATTTAAAGCCATTTCCGACGGGGAACGTTCGTTTTCAGCGATGGCCGTTGTTGCTGATACAAAACGGCCTGTCCCACCTTGTGGCTCTTGCCGACAAGTTATGAGTGAATTCTTTGACAGTAATCTGAACATACATTTAGCGAATGTCCATAACGATGTGAAAACATTAACAATGGAAGAATTGCTGCCGTTTTCTTTCCAATCTGATGATATGGACGAAAGCAAGAAAAGAAGCTGA
- a CDS encoding DUF1798 family protein yields MELIQETKQFKNYLEILEEKYNENKPPESKKDRQFFQMVKNYTAPIYDLLTEWENHALQAVKERQVNLHPQQITSTKENMELLMLHSFYIDVKRKRYMELNHSIYFILDRLLDELQK; encoded by the coding sequence ATGGAATTAATACAAGAGACCAAACAATTTAAAAATTATCTGGAAATCCTAGAGGAAAAATATAATGAAAATAAACCACCCGAAAGTAAGAAGGACAGACAATTTTTTCAGATGGTAAAAAACTACACAGCACCAATTTATGACCTTCTAACAGAGTGGGAGAATCATGCATTGCAAGCTGTTAAAGAAAGGCAAGTCAACCTCCACCCTCAGCAAATAACATCAACAAAAGAAAATATGGAACTCTTGATGTTGCACAGCTTTTATATCGACGTTAAACGCAAACGCTATATGGAATTGAACCATTCGATTTATTTCATACTCGATAGACTTCTGGATGAACTACAAAAATAA
- a CDS encoding spore protein: MKKKPSQQKTEKFHQEKHNQTRDKKLNGPNRPST, from the coding sequence ATGAAAAAGAAGCCATCACAGCAAAAAACGGAAAAGTTTCATCAAGAAAAGCACAACCAAACCCGAGATAAAAAGCTAAACGGTCCTAACCGACCATCGACGTAA
- a CDS encoding DUF2515 family protein, with the protein MSNRWRKHLHYILSETKKHNLDNISRTKAYQNFYMVYPEVKWAFLASMVSRNAGWNMMDLSLSPFQTLLSKKQQTRLFMTYERANWLIFSDAYPQLLVYELSKRLNKPLFHLLPALHVSRFMEKEWEYFWKHHDQDRLMTSMIINEQNVIHSPVIKQEYFKYRVFLRPPYLLQDILLLNATLLPNRFGTLYGAFVHDFTNLTKRIELGKRIASMMFHPHVYTSLLDFALSVEHTGSRWDYEQFFSRHFEKAPFLRTVYPFIAHQDTIRKDWHKVKGVKRKWTSPITQHPDRGIKKAFYNRRRLIYAYSQLKNMFGQRHS; encoded by the coding sequence ATGAGTAATAGATGGAGAAAACACCTTCATTATATACTATCTGAAACAAAAAAGCATAACCTTGATAATATTTCCCGTACCAAAGCATATCAAAACTTTTACATGGTTTATCCGGAAGTGAAATGGGCTTTTTTAGCTAGTATGGTATCCCGAAATGCCGGGTGGAATATGATGGACCTTTCTCTCTCTCCGTTTCAAACCTTATTATCTAAAAAGCAGCAAACCCGACTATTCATGACCTACGAGCGCGCGAATTGGCTCATTTTTTCGGATGCATACCCACAACTCCTCGTATATGAACTTTCAAAGCGTTTAAATAAACCGTTGTTTCACTTGTTGCCAGCGCTCCACGTATCAAGGTTTATGGAAAAAGAATGGGAATATTTTTGGAAACATCATGACCAGGACCGTCTGATGACGTCAATGATTATAAATGAGCAAAATGTTATCCATTCGCCTGTTATCAAACAGGAGTATTTTAAGTATCGCGTGTTTTTGCGTCCGCCATACCTTTTGCAGGACATATTATTATTAAATGCAACACTTCTTCCCAATAGATTCGGGACACTGTACGGGGCATTTGTTCATGACTTTACAAATTTAACTAAACGGATAGAGTTAGGAAAGCGGATTGCTTCAATGATGTTTCATCCTCACGTTTACACTTCATTACTTGATTTTGCTTTATCAGTGGAGCACACCGGATCACGCTGGGATTATGAACAGTTTTTTTCAAGGCATTTCGAAAAGGCACCTTTTTTACGAACCGTTTATCCTTTCATAGCTCATCAGGATACAATTCGAAAGGACTGGCATAAAGTCAAGGGTGTTAAACGAAAATGGACAAGTCCTATAACACAACACCCTGACCGTGGAATAAAGAAGGCATTTTATAATAGAAGAAGGCTAATATATGCATATTCTCAGCTCAAAAATATGTTTGGACAGAGACATTCATAA
- the recU gene encoding Holliday junction resolvase RecU, with product MHYPNGKKNNHTYQTLSGTRRSQGFSNRGMTLEEDINATNTYYRDRNKAIVHKKPTPVQIVNVHYPKRSSAVITEGYFKQPSTTDYNGVYRNKHIDFEAKETKNKTRFPLANIHEHQVRHMKSVTKHGGICFLIIRFSNFGETFYMPAEVFFPYWDEQLNGGKKSISYETIVEKGYPIPFHYQARVHYLAVIDQLYF from the coding sequence ATGCATTATCCAAATGGCAAAAAGAATAACCATACGTATCAAACGCTATCAGGCACAAGGCGGTCACAAGGATTCAGTAATCGCGGTATGACACTTGAAGAGGACATCAACGCCACCAATACGTATTACCGTGATAGGAATAAAGCAATTGTTCATAAAAAACCGACACCAGTGCAAATAGTAAACGTTCATTATCCAAAAAGAAGTTCCGCTGTCATTACGGAAGGCTATTTTAAGCAGCCATCCACAACTGATTATAACGGTGTCTATCGAAACAAACATATTGATTTTGAAGCAAAAGAAACCAAAAATAAAACACGTTTTCCGCTTGCGAATATTCATGAGCACCAGGTTAGGCATATGAAATCCGTGACAAAGCACGGGGGCATCTGCTTTCTAATTATCCGTTTTTCTAACTTCGGTGAGACGTTCTATATGCCGGCTGAAGTATTTTTTCCATATTGGGACGAACAGCTTAACGGCGGAAAAAAATCCATCAGTTATGAGACCATTGTGGAAAAAGGATATCCAATCCCGTTCCATTACCAAGCAAGAGTTCATTATTTGGCAGTAATCGATCAGCTTTATTTCTAG
- a CDS encoding PBP1A family penicillin-binding protein — MADGQTRTSRRKQKKASKKPLWKKIIFITLIALVAIGIGVGSLFTYYIVTAPEIDASKLDTPFSSKFYDMDGEMFADLGTKQRSKVEYDDLPDVLIDAVTATEDARFFEHPGIDIWRIGGAVVANITNGFGSEGASTITQQVVEKSFLSPEKKVSLKVQEMWLALQLEQDYSKERILEMYLNKIFYGNRAYGVKKAAELYFGKTDLDELTLPEAAILAGLPQRPSAYNPFKNPELMKERMDTVLQLMVKHGKISEEEAKEARQVKIASLLTDDKPDSSSYQAFLQQVEREVKQKVDGADIYTDGLKIYTTIDTDAQSHVDFLLSKKEDNPINYADPVVDPDSEEGEKLDMQAGVTVLDTKTGAIRAIGGARDGLENRGYNRAIQMQRQPGSTFKPIMDYGPAIENMQWSTYHQLNDDGPYDIAGTDKQIETWANTYFGWVSARYALEQSLNVPAVKTFDEVGRENAKAFAEKLGISFGDSDIALTDAIGGNIGTNPLEVAGAFRTFANGGIYNEPYAVTKVEFPESGKTVNLKPEPEAVMADSTAYMITDMLKDVVTQGTGTGANISGLPLAGKTGTTTRPGVDGSPDAWFSGYSTNYTISIWTGYDNNDIGLKGSETKVPLSLFKHIMSELSKDQETPDFTKPDSVVEVAVEKGSRPAKLPSDYTPDSKIVTELFVKGTEPSKTSERFEQLDPVKDLEATFDSDSATIQVEWDYETEQDISFEVSARVGDGQKQKLSSTEETAMEISNVEPGTKYHIEVVAINNKTKANKSEPVTATVKVPEDLEDDEEIEDEEEKEDDEDEDKKGNIPAVGSLRARQIGAGIDVSWQYNGPPAQYEVVVSRDGTQIKTQTVATKGIVIEGDGVQSGQSYTITVVPIGRNGASKGDEGEAKSTKVTISDSNETVSNDGNDDDDNSDDE, encoded by the coding sequence ATGGCAGACGGCCAAACACGTACATCAAGAAGAAAGCAAAAAAAAGCTTCCAAAAAGCCATTATGGAAAAAAATAATATTTATCACGCTTATTGCACTCGTAGCAATTGGAATCGGTGTTGGATCATTGTTCACCTATTATATTGTCACAGCACCGGAAATTGATGCATCCAAATTAGATACACCATTTTCATCTAAATTTTATGACATGGATGGCGAGATGTTTGCCGACCTTGGTACAAAACAGCGCTCAAAAGTTGAATACGACGATTTACCGGATGTATTGATTGATGCAGTAACTGCAACTGAGGATGCCAGATTTTTTGAACACCCCGGCATTGATATATGGCGAATTGGCGGTGCTGTTGTTGCGAATATAACAAATGGGTTCGGTTCGGAAGGTGCTAGCACCATCACCCAACAAGTTGTGGAAAAATCATTCCTGTCACCCGAGAAAAAAGTAAGTTTGAAAGTCCAGGAAATGTGGTTGGCATTGCAACTGGAACAGGATTATTCTAAGGAACGCATTTTGGAAATGTATCTAAATAAGATTTTTTATGGCAATCGAGCCTACGGTGTCAAAAAGGCTGCTGAGCTTTATTTTGGGAAAACCGATTTAGATGAACTGACACTTCCTGAAGCTGCGATTCTTGCCGGATTACCGCAACGACCGAGTGCATATAATCCGTTTAAGAATCCGGAGTTAATGAAAGAACGAATGGATACAGTTCTGCAATTAATGGTGAAACATGGGAAAATTTCAGAGGAAGAAGCCAAAGAAGCAAGACAAGTGAAAATAGCCTCGCTTCTTACGGATGATAAACCTGATTCATCTTCTTATCAGGCATTCTTGCAGCAGGTGGAGCGGGAAGTCAAACAGAAAGTCGATGGTGCTGACATTTATACCGATGGATTGAAAATCTATACAACAATTGATACTGATGCACAGAGCCATGTGGACTTTTTACTGTCAAAAAAGGAGGACAACCCGATTAACTATGCCGACCCTGTTGTTGATCCGGACAGTGAAGAAGGTGAAAAACTTGATATGCAGGCAGGTGTCACAGTGCTTGACACAAAAACAGGTGCTATACGAGCAATCGGTGGTGCTCGCGACGGATTAGAAAATCGTGGGTATAACCGTGCAATTCAAATGCAGCGGCAGCCTGGATCAACGTTCAAACCAATTATGGATTATGGACCGGCCATTGAGAATATGCAGTGGTCCACGTATCATCAGCTTAACGATGACGGTCCATATGATATCGCGGGAACTGACAAACAGATTGAGACATGGGCAAACACTTACTTTGGATGGGTTTCCGCACGATATGCGCTGGAACAGTCACTCAACGTACCTGCCGTCAAAACGTTTGATGAAGTAGGTCGTGAAAATGCCAAAGCGTTTGCCGAGAAATTAGGTATATCATTTGGCGACAGCGACATAGCACTAACAGATGCAATTGGTGGTAATATAGGTACAAATCCACTGGAAGTTGCAGGAGCGTTCCGGACTTTTGCGAACGGAGGTATATATAATGAACCATATGCTGTTACTAAGGTCGAATTTCCGGAAAGCGGAAAAACTGTCAACCTGAAACCTGAACCCGAAGCTGTTATGGCGGATTCCACCGCATATATGATTACAGATATGCTCAAAGATGTTGTTACACAAGGAACAGGTACTGGAGCTAATATTTCTGGCCTTCCATTGGCCGGAAAAACAGGAACCACTACAAGGCCTGGAGTAGATGGCTCCCCTGACGCATGGTTCAGCGGATACAGCACGAATTACACCATCTCCATCTGGACCGGTTATGACAATAACGACATTGGGTTGAAAGGCTCAGAAACGAAAGTGCCACTTTCATTGTTTAAGCATATTATGTCCGAACTGTCCAAGGATCAAGAGACGCCGGACTTTACGAAACCAGATTCAGTCGTAGAAGTCGCAGTTGAAAAAGGTTCAAGACCGGCGAAATTGCCGAGCGATTATACTCCTGATTCAAAAATCGTCACCGAATTATTTGTCAAAGGTACAGAACCATCCAAAACATCAGAGCGTTTTGAGCAGCTGGATCCTGTAAAAGATCTGGAAGCAACATTCGATTCAGATTCTGCCACTATTCAAGTAGAATGGGACTATGAAACGGAGCAGGATATTTCATTTGAAGTTAGTGCCCGCGTTGGTGATGGCCAAAAGCAAAAACTGTCTTCCACAGAAGAAACAGCAATGGAAATTTCGAATGTGGAACCAGGAACTAAATATCACATTGAGGTTGTTGCTATAAATAATAAAACGAAAGCCAACAAGAGCGAACCGGTAACGGCAACTGTTAAAGTCCCTGAAGATTTAGAAGATGATGAGGAAATAGAGGACGAAGAAGAAAAAGAAGATGATGAAGATGAGGACAAAAAAGGCAATATTCCAGCGGTCGGTTCATTGCGTGCTAGGCAAATTGGTGCAGGTATTGATGTTAGTTGGCAATACAATGGTCCCCCTGCCCAATATGAAGTGGTCGTTTCACGTGATGGAACACAAATAAAGACACAAACTGTAGCTACCAAGGGAATTGTTATTGAGGGTGATGGCGTACAGTCAGGGCAATCCTATACCATAACTGTTGTACCTATAGGCCGTAACGGTGCAAGCAAAGGAGATGAAGGTGAAGCAAAAAGCACAAAAGTGACCATATCTGATTCTAACGAAACTGTTTCAAATGATGGTAATGACGATGATGATAATAGTGACGATGAATAA
- the nth gene encoding endonuclease III — protein sequence MLNKKQVQHCLEVMEEMFPEAQCELNHRNPFELVIAVLLSAQCTDNLVNKVTASLFAKYKTPEDYLAVSLTELEQDIKSIGLYRNKAKNIRKLCQMLIDDYGGEVPRTKTELMKLAGVGRKTANVVASVAFNEPAIAVDTHVERVAKRLGICRWKDSVLEVEETLMKKVPKEAWADTHHRMIFFGRYHCKARNPQCPECPLLDLCREGQKRMKKHETIEN from the coding sequence ATGCTAAATAAGAAACAAGTACAACACTGCCTTGAAGTCATGGAAGAAATGTTTCCGGAGGCGCAATGTGAATTGAATCACCGCAATCCATTTGAACTTGTCATCGCCGTCCTATTATCCGCTCAATGTACAGACAATCTTGTAAACAAAGTAACAGCTTCATTATTTGCAAAATATAAGACACCCGAAGATTATTTAGCGGTATCACTAACGGAATTAGAACAGGATATTAAGTCAATCGGGCTATACCGAAATAAGGCAAAAAATATTCGAAAACTATGCCAAATGCTAATCGATGATTATGGTGGGGAAGTGCCACGGACAAAAACAGAATTGATGAAGTTAGCCGGTGTTGGTCGCAAAACTGCCAATGTTGTCGCCTCTGTTGCATTTAACGAGCCGGCAATTGCAGTTGACACCCATGTTGAACGTGTTGCTAAACGGCTTGGGATATGTCGTTGGAAGGACTCAGTACTTGAAGTGGAAGAGACATTAATGAAAAAAGTACCAAAAGAAGCATGGGCGGACACACACCATCGGATGATTTTCTTTGGCAGGTACCATTGCAAGGCAAGGAATCCGCAATGTCCGGAATGTCCATTGCTCGATTTATGTCGTGAAGGACAAAAACGAATGAAGAAACACGAAACAATCGAAAACTGA
- a CDS encoding DnaD domain-containing protein, whose product MTNFISFQDILLNQVQLPARLLERYVSLGLNETEVMVILQLVRFMQANNEFPTPEDIAGHMKISEKECANILRKLIQNNHLSIEQLKNDRNQITEAYSLNPLWEQLFAEQQQKTAHEHEGTIFVLFEQEFGRPLSPFEIEMINTWLDEDELAPALIKAALRESVLMGKLNFKYIDRILREWKKKGIHSVEQARDASKAFHGTGTIKKESAEEKRDTSIYYNWLEEE is encoded by the coding sequence ATGACTAATTTCATTTCATTTCAGGATATTTTGTTAAATCAAGTACAATTACCTGCCAGACTGCTTGAAAGGTATGTATCACTCGGTCTGAATGAAACAGAAGTAATGGTCATCTTGCAGCTTGTCCGCTTTATGCAGGCAAACAATGAATTCCCCACGCCGGAAGATATAGCTGGGCATATGAAAATAAGTGAGAAGGAATGTGCCAACATACTACGGAAACTTATCCAAAATAATCATTTATCCATTGAGCAACTGAAAAATGATCGTAATCAAATCACTGAGGCGTATAGCTTAAATCCACTCTGGGAACAATTATTTGCCGAACAGCAACAGAAAACGGCACACGAACATGAGGGTACGATTTTTGTATTGTTTGAACAGGAATTTGGCAGGCCGTTGTCACCATTTGAAATTGAAATGATCAATACGTGGCTCGATGAGGATGAACTGGCTCCCGCACTGATAAAAGCTGCGTTGCGTGAATCGGTGCTGATGGGCAAACTAAATTTCAAATATATTGACCGTATTCTTCGTGAATGGAAAAAGAAGGGGATCCATTCTGTCGAGCAAGCGCGGGATGCGAGCAAAGCTTTTCACGGAACCGGAACTATAAAGAAGGAATCCGCTGAGGAAAAACGGGATACGTCCATTTATTATAATTGGCTGGAGGAGGAGTAG
- the asnS gene encoding asparagine--tRNA ligase: protein MKTTIAQVPAYEGQEVTIGVWLTNKRSSGKIAFLQLRDGTGFMQGVVAKNDVTEEVFQLAKNLNQESSMYITGTIVEDKRSPFGYEMQVKGIELIQEASDYPITPKEHGTEFLMDHRHLWLRSSRQHAVMKVRNEIIRATYEYFNNNGYVKVDAPILTGASAEGTTELFHTKYFDEDAYLSQSGQLYMEAAAMALGKVFSFGPTFRAEKSKTRRHLIEFWMIEPEMAFVDHDESLEIQEQYVSFVVQSVLQNCKLELQTLGRDTTKLETVQAPFPRISYDDAVQLLKEKGFDDIEWGEDFGAPHETAIAESFDKPVFITNYPADIKAFYMKPDPERPDVVLCADLIAPEGYGEVVGGSQRIDDPELMKQRYEEHDLSGPAYQWYLELRQYGSVPHSGFGLGLERTVAWITGVEHVRETIPFPRLLNRLYP from the coding sequence ATGAAAACAACTATTGCACAAGTACCAGCATATGAAGGACAAGAAGTAACTATTGGTGTATGGCTGACCAATAAACGATCCAGTGGTAAAATTGCATTTCTGCAGCTGCGAGATGGAACCGGATTTATGCAAGGCGTCGTTGCCAAAAATGATGTCACCGAAGAAGTATTTCAGCTTGCTAAAAATTTGAATCAGGAATCATCCATGTACATAACCGGAACAATTGTGGAAGATAAACGATCCCCATTTGGTTATGAAATGCAGGTGAAGGGTATTGAACTCATACAAGAAGCTTCAGACTATCCTATAACGCCAAAAGAACACGGAACAGAATTTTTGATGGATCACCGTCACTTGTGGCTCCGGTCCAGTCGCCAGCATGCTGTGATGAAAGTCAGAAATGAAATTATCAGGGCTACGTATGAATATTTTAATAATAATGGATATGTAAAAGTTGATGCACCGATTTTGACCGGTGCGTCGGCAGAAGGAACAACCGAACTGTTCCATACCAAATATTTCGACGAGGATGCTTATTTATCCCAAAGTGGTCAGCTTTATATGGAAGCAGCTGCAATGGCTTTGGGTAAAGTGTTCTCATTCGGCCCAACATTCCGCGCAGAAAAATCAAAAACACGTCGGCACTTGATTGAGTTTTGGATGATTGAACCAGAAATGGCATTTGTTGATCATGACGAAAGCCTAGAGATACAAGAACAATATGTGAGTTTCGTCGTGCAATCCGTTTTACAAAATTGTAAGCTTGAACTACAGACACTAGGACGTGACACTACAAAATTGGAAACAGTTCAGGCTCCTTTTCCAAGAATAAGTTATGACGATGCCGTACAGTTATTGAAGGAAAAAGGTTTTGATGATATTGAATGGGGCGAAGACTTTGGTGCACCGCATGAAACAGCTATAGCGGAGAGTTTTGACAAGCCGGTCTTCATCACCAACTATCCGGCAGATATAAAAGCGTTTTACATGAAACCTGATCCGGAGCGCCCGGATGTTGTACTGTGCGCTGACCTTATCGCACCAGAAGGATACGGAGAGGTTGTTGGCGGTTCACAACGAATCGATGACCCTGAATTAATGAAACAGCGCTATGAGGAACACGATTTATCAGGCCCGGCGTACCAATGGTATCTGGAGCTGCGCCAATACGGAAGTGTACCACATTCCGGATTTGGATTAGGATTGGAACGGACGGTTGCTTGGATTACCGGGGTGGAACATGTACGTGAAACTATTCCATTCCCAAGACTGTTAAACCGTCTTTACCCTTAA
- a CDS encoding pyridoxal phosphate-dependent aminotransferase, translating into MELANRVKTLSPSATLAITAKANELKSKGYDVIGLGAGEPDFNTPDYILDAAADAMRNGFTKYTPSGGIPELKQAITDKFQQDNGLLYSPDEIIVTTGAKHALYTLFQVLLNKGDEVIVPAPYWVSYPEQIKLAEGKPVIINAEEKNSFKITPEQLEAAITPQTKAVIINSPNNPTGMVYSKDELHAIGDVCLKYGVLIVSDEIYEQLIYTDDSHVSIAELSSSLKKQTVIINGVSKSHAMTGWRIGYAAGPTEVIKPMTNLASHSTSNPTSIAQYAALAAYRSSSDSNTEMRQIFAERLEIFYGLLNDIPGITCVKPKGAFYLFPNVYEAVKMNGFETVDDWVKALLEEEKVALVPGTGFGAYENVRLSYAVSTDTLKEASQRIKRFVKNHQS; encoded by the coding sequence ATGGAACTGGCAAACAGGGTGAAGACACTTTCCCCATCAGCCACTCTGGCTATTACAGCTAAAGCAAATGAACTGAAAAGTAAAGGTTACGACGTGATTGGACTCGGTGCGGGTGAACCGGATTTCAATACACCTGACTATATTCTTGATGCGGCAGCAGACGCCATGAGAAACGGTTTTACTAAGTATACACCTTCCGGGGGAATACCGGAATTAAAACAAGCCATTACAGACAAATTCCAACAGGATAACGGACTTTTGTATAGCCCTGATGAAATTATTGTTACAACAGGAGCTAAACATGCTTTGTACACACTGTTTCAGGTTTTATTGAACAAGGGCGATGAAGTAATCGTACCTGCACCTTATTGGGTGAGTTATCCGGAACAGATCAAATTAGCTGAAGGAAAACCAGTGATTATCAATGCAGAAGAAAAGAACAGCTTTAAAATAACACCTGAACAACTTGAAGCGGCCATCACTCCGCAGACGAAAGCTGTTATCATTAATTCACCGAACAACCCGACAGGTATGGTTTACAGTAAAGACGAGCTGCATGCGATCGGTGATGTATGTCTAAAGTATGGCGTTCTTATCGTGTCTGATGAAATTTATGAGCAGCTAATTTATACCGATGACAGCCATGTTTCGATTGCGGAACTATCATCATCACTAAAAAAACAGACCGTCATCATTAATGGTGTTTCCAAATCACATGCAATGACAGGCTGGAGAATCGGGTATGCTGCAGGGCCGACGGAAGTGATCAAGCCGATGACCAATCTTGCATCCCATTCAACATCAAACCCAACGTCAATCGCACAATATGCAGCACTTGCCGCTTATCGCTCAAGTAGTGATTCCAATACGGAAATGCGACAAATTTTTGCGGAACGGTTAGAAATATTTTATGGGCTTTTGAATGATATACCAGGTATCACCTGTGTAAAACCTAAAGGAGCATTTTATCTATTCCCGAATGTTTATGAGGCCGTAAAAATGAATGGATTCGAGACAGTTGATGACTGGGTGAAGGCCTTGCTTGAAGAAGAGAAAGTAGCACTTGTTCCAGGGACAGGTTTTGGCGCATATGAAAATGTTCGATTATCGTATGCCGTTTCCACCGACACTTTAAAAGAAGCGAGCCAGCGTATAAAACGATTCGTGAAGAACCATCAATCCTAG
- a CDS encoding DUF5590 domain-containing protein yields MNNRFPWFTVPGWLKWLAGIICLAVVFCLITVVYLYQATQQERTASFKQVKQKVLKETAINTIDRIERFHGSDAYHIIYGKMGDQQAAIMFYPFNENNTDSVIVNRSEIIPKKTIQTDWRDHCTNCMLFDITPALITNDKLPAWEITYENSAGRYIMEYVSMNDGKQIELMGFKRMFNKGG; encoded by the coding sequence ATGAATAATCGATTTCCCTGGTTTACTGTTCCGGGATGGCTAAAATGGCTGGCAGGAATTATATGTCTAGCTGTCGTTTTCTGTCTGATTACAGTTGTTTATCTGTATCAGGCAACACAGCAAGAACGTACAGCGTCTTTTAAACAGGTGAAACAAAAGGTTCTAAAAGAAACAGCTATAAATACGATTGACCGTATCGAACGCTTTCATGGAAGCGATGCTTATCATATCATTTATGGTAAAATGGGTGATCAGCAAGCTGCCATTATGTTTTACCCATTTAACGAAAATAATACTGACAGCGTAATTGTTAATCGTTCCGAAATAATACCGAAAAAGACCATTCAGACAGACTGGCGTGATCATTGTACAAACTGCATGTTGTTTGATATCACACCAGCGCTTATAACAAATGACAAATTGCCAGCATGGGAAATCACTTACGAAAATAGTGCAGGACGTTATATAATGGAATATGTATCCATGAATGATGGTAAACAAATTGAATTAATGGGATTTAAGCGGATGTTTAATAAAGGAGGATGA